The genomic region TTCAGCGATGATTCGAGTGTGAGGGGAAGGGCGTCGATCAGTTCCGCGATCTCCTCATAGCTGCGGCCAGGGCCCGGGAACTTCTCGATCAGGAAGCGTGCATCCCGGTGGTCGATGTGGCCAAAGGCCGTTCTGGCAAAGTCCGGTATGTTCCTCACGGGCATTGTCCCCTCTGCCTGCCGGCAGGATGCTGACTTCTACGAAGTCTAGTTCAAATTCCACACCCAATTAACTAGCAATCCGTGTGCCGATGTGTTGCGGTCAAACGCCGCTACGCCGGGATATTCACCTCGTTCTGAAGATTAACTGTCTTTTTGACCACGCTCGGTAATCGTAGATCGGCACCGGTTGCCATCGAATCATGGTGCGGGTGTCAGTTCGTGTCTGCCAGGGCCCGACAAATGGTATGAAACTGTTGCAGAACCGAGCTGCCGTCGGGGGTGTCTCGTGAACTCGCCGAGATTTCAGCGGCATTTTCCCCTTGCATGGCCAGGTCGGGCGTATAGTAGGCGACGTAGGCGTTGACGATCTCCCGGTCGAATTCCGGGTGGAACTGAACGCCCCAGACCGAATCGCCGTAGCGAAAGGCGTGGTTGGCGTCCTTGTCGGTCGCGGCCAGACGCAGGGCGCCGGGCGGCAGTTCGAGCACTGCCTGGCGGTGACTCGCATTGACGGGCAGCTCCTGCGGCAGGTGACCGAAGATCCGGTCACCCGGCGCGTCCGGCGTCAGCCGGGCCCGTACCGTACCGATCTCCACACCGTTGGGATTGTTGTCGACCCTGCCGCCCAGTGCATGGGCCAGGAGCTGATGCCCGAAACAGACACCCAGGACCGGCAACCCCATATCCGCGGCCTTGCTCAGCCACCGCGCGGTACTCCGCGCCCAGTCGAGTCCGTCGGTCACCATGGCGCTGGAACCCGTGACGATCACGCCGGCGACGTCTCCGGTGGGTGGCAACACGTCCCGTCTGACGTCGACGAGGTGAGTGACCAGGTCGCCGGCGCGCTGATTCGGGACCATCCAGTCCTCGAAGTCCCCGGGGTAGGCCGCCAGCGACGGCAGCTTCTCCCCGGCCTTGATGATTAGCAATGGTTTCATGGACCGTTCCCTGGCGTGTCTCGGGTCGCTATCCCCTGAAGCCCTCCGACGCGTTCAGATAGGCCTCCTCCTCGTCGGTGTTCTGCCGTCCCAGGATAACGTTTCGGTGCGGAAATCGCCCGAAACGGCGGACGATCTCGCGGTGGTGGCGCGCCCACTTCAGACTGTCTGTCAGCCCCGCACGCTGATAGAGCGCGACGCTGCGGTCCTGATCGTCCAGGTCCTCGCCGTGCATGAAGGGGATGTAGAGGAAGCCCTTGTGTGCATCGTCGAGTTCCCGATCGAGGCCGCGGTCGATGGCACGGCTGGCAACCTCCCGCGCCCGGGCCTCGGTGGAGAACGCTTCCGGCCGGCCTCGAAACATATTGAGCGGGAACTGATCGAGGACGATGGTCAGCG from Gammaproteobacteria bacterium harbors:
- a CDS encoding glutamine amidotransferase yields the protein MKPLLIIKAGEKLPSLAAYPGDFEDWMVPNQRAGDLVTHLVDVRRDVLPPTGDVAGVIVTGSSAMVTDGLDWARSTARWLSKAADMGLPVLGVCFGHQLLAHALGGRVDNNPNGVEIGTVRARLTPDAPGDRIFGHLPQELPVNASHRQAVLELPPGALRLAATDKDANHAFRYGDSVWGVQFHPEFDREIVNAYVAYYTPDLAMQGENAAEISASSRDTPDGSSVLQQFHTICRALADTN
- a CDS encoding DUF924 domain-containing protein, with the translated sequence MPADVLEFWFSGTTRKHWFNATEAFDREIRERFLETWRAAERGELSHWESSPEGAVALTIVLDQFPLNMFRGRPEAFSTEARAREVASRAIDRGLDRELDDAHKGFLYIPFMHGEDLDDQDRSVALYQRAGLTDSLKWARHHREIVRRFGRFPHRNVILGRQNTDEEEAYLNASEGFRG